The following proteins are encoded in a genomic region of Bubalus kerabau isolate K-KA32 ecotype Philippines breed swamp buffalo chromosome 13, PCC_UOA_SB_1v2, whole genome shotgun sequence:
- the LOC129625822 gene encoding cytochrome c oxidase subunit 4 isoform 2, mitochondrial isoform X1: MTFRAAWSLTLRQGGLGTRGIHSPGSTAHGKEKMPPYTNYHAQRSYPMPEEPFCMELNAEQRALKEKEKGSWTQLSHAEKVALYRLQFHETFAEMNRRSNEWKTVMGCVFFFCGFTGLLIWWQRVYVFRKKPITLTDEWKAQQLQRILDMKGNPVQGLASRWDYERKQWKK, translated from the exons ATGACCTTCAGAGCTGCCTGGAGCTTGACCCTGAGGCAAGGGGGCCTTGGAACTCGAGGGATCCACAGCCCAGGAAGCACCG CCCACGGCAAGGAGAAGATGCCCCCCTACACTAACTACCATGCCCAGCGCTCCTACCCCATGCCCGAGGAGCCCTTCTGCATGGAACTCAACGCTGAGCAGCGGGCCctcaaggagaaggagaagggcagCTGGACCCAGCTGAGCCACGCCGAGAAGGTGGCCT TGTACCGGCTCCAGTTCCATGAGACCTTCGCGGAGATGAACAGACGCTCCAACGAGTGGAAGACAGTGATGGgctgtgtctttttcttctgtggaTTCACAGGTCTACTGATTTGGTGGCAGCGGGTCTACG TGTTCCGTAAGAAGCCCATCACCCTGACGGATGAGTGGAAGGCCCAGCAGCTCCAGCGCATCCTGGACATGAAGGGCAACCCCGTGCAAGGCCTGGCCTCCCGGTGGGACTATGAGAGGAAGCAGTGGAAGAAGTGA
- the LOC129625822 gene encoding cytochrome c oxidase subunit 4 isoform 2, mitochondrial isoform X2 has translation MTFRAAWSLTLRQGGLGTRGIHSPGSTAHGKEKMPPYTNYHAQRSYPMPEEPFCMELNAEQRALKEKEKGSWTQLSHAEKVACLLIWWQRVYVFRKKPITLTDEWKAQQLQRILDMKGNPVQGLASRWDYERKQWKK, from the exons ATGACCTTCAGAGCTGCCTGGAGCTTGACCCTGAGGCAAGGGGGCCTTGGAACTCGAGGGATCCACAGCCCAGGAAGCACCG CCCACGGCAAGGAGAAGATGCCCCCCTACACTAACTACCATGCCCAGCGCTCCTACCCCATGCCCGAGGAGCCCTTCTGCATGGAACTCAACGCTGAGCAGCGGGCCctcaaggagaaggagaagggcagCTGGACCCAGCTGAGCCACGCCGAGAAGGTGGCCT GTCTACTGATTTGGTGGCAGCGGGTCTACG TGTTCCGTAAGAAGCCCATCACCCTGACGGATGAGTGGAAGGCCCAGCAGCTCCAGCGCATCCTGGACATGAAGGGCAACCCCGTGCAAGGCCTGGCCTCCCGGTGGGACTATGAGAGGAAGCAGTGGAAGAAGTGA